CCTGGGCGAACTCGCACATCAGGTGGAAGAGCATCCTGAACTGATCGAGCACGACCCTCCCAACCTCGCCAACGGCGCACCCGTTGAAGGCCTGGCTGCCTTGCGCGAGTTCTCCCCATCAGCCCCCACATTTTCCTCAGGCGCACATGTCGCCATCGTAGAGGTCGAAACCGAAACCGGCGAAGTACACGTCCTCAATTACGTAGCAGTAGACGACTGCGGGCGTATCCTCAACTCCTATCTCACTGAGGCACAGATTCATGGCGGTCTTGCCCTGGGCATCGGGCAGGCGCTCTATGAAGAGGCAACTTATGATGAGAATGGACAACCCCTTGCCGGCACCCTCATGGACTACACGCTGCCCAATGCAAAGCAGGTACCACACTTTATGGTCGACGCCGTCGAGACACCCTCACCCATCAATCCACTGGGAGCGAAAGGCGCCGGTGAAGCAGGCTGCATCGGTGGCCCTCCTACTATCGTAAACGCCGTCCTTGATGCCCTTGCACCCCTCGGCATCGAATCCATTGACATGCCATTGCGCCCCGAAAAGGTCTGGGCGACCGTACAGGCCGCTCTCCAGGGAACATTGAAAAAAATCGACCCAACGCCACCCGCCTTTTTCAGCGCCACGTCCAAACCAAAGCAAGCGGACACCAGCCATCAGGGTGGTGTAAGTTCGGTAGACGTGTGAGGCTCCCAAGGAAACGGTGCGAAAAAACGCTTTAATCCTTTCAGCCTTCAATTCCTTGAGCAACCCTGGCTTCAGCAGTTCATCTTCATCGATTACTCAAAAGGATCAACAACAGAAAAGGAGAATAACCAGCATGTCTCGTTCCATCGCCCGCTCCCTGCTTCCCATCGCCGCGATCCTTGGCCTGCTATTGAACCTCTTGCTCGTCTCCGGCACCCACGCTCAAACAATGAGGCAATTCGACACAGAGCAACGCTGGGGATCAAACAAAGACATTTATTGGGAACCAACGGTCGCCGCGGACCCCGGCTCAAACTGGGTCTACCAGCTCACCAGCGATCAGGTAAACTACCATATCCTGTTCCGTGCCTCCAACGATGGCGGCACCAACTGGGGTCCCTCCAGCCATATCTGTCCGCTGCCCGGTACTCCCTGGCAATATGATCCCCAGATCAAAGTCAGCAACGACGGCACCATCTATGTCGCCTGCCTGAATGGCTTCAGAAAACCCGGCATCGTCTTTACCAAATCCCACGACCACGGCGCGACCTGGACTACCTCTCTCCCCATCCAGGGTATTCTGAACTACGGTGACAAGCCGATCTTGATTGTTTCCGGCAACGGAAAAGATGTCTATATCGGCTTCAATGGCAAGCTCGCGTTCTATGTCGCCATTTCCCACAACTATGGCAAGAGCTTCGCCCAGCCCGTACTCGCCACCACAGAATCGCTCTGGTACTACTCCTATGGCGGGATCGTCGCCCCCAATGGCACGGCATACTTTGCCGTGGCCGGAGAAACAATCATCCATGGCAAACCGACCGGTCCTACACGGGTAGAGCTACTCAGCTCCTCCAACGGCGGAAACACCTGGAAAGACCACTACTTTGCCACCGGCCAGGAAGGCGCCCCCTGCAAAGTCAAGAACTGCTACCCGGATTTCTACGACCCCCAGGACACCATCACAGCCGGCAAACACGGCGATCTCCTGTTCACCTATACTAAAAACGACATCAGGTATGGCAACAACCGCCTCTACATCTCGCGCTCAACCGATGGCGGAGCAACCTGGACGCACCCCGTGATACTCAATGCCCTGGGCAATAATACCTCGCCTGAGCTTGGCACGGGCCCAACTCCCGGTGATTTCCGTATCGCCTGGCAAGATAACCGCAACGGCCCTGGCGCCTGGAATACCTGGTATGCCCGCTCAACCGACGGCGGCATTACCTGGAGCAAGGCCGTGAGGCTCTCGAACCGCGGCAGTGGCGCCAGCTACAAAACACCCCGGGGCTACAAATTCCCATTTGGCGATTACATGGGTCTGGCTGTAAATTCCGCCGGCGTCAACTTTGTGATATGGGGCGAAGGAGCCAACGTCTATGCCGACGGCGGCACCTGGTACACTAGAGGACAATAAGAAAGGAAGCAAAATGGCAGAATCACGCTATGATACCGGCATCCAGGTGCGAAAAGAAGTACTTGGAAGCGAGCATGTCGAACGGGCGCTGGCTCGTACCACCGAATTTGATGTCGATTTCCAGCGCTTCATCACCGAAACCGCCTGGGGTTCCGTCTGGGCCAGGCCCGACCTGGACCGGCGCACAAGAAGTCTGGTCACGATTGCGATCCTTGCCGCCCTGGGCCGTGAAGAATTAGCCTTGCATTTGCGGGCCAGCCGCAACATTGGCGTCGACCCGCACGAAATTGCCGAGGTACTCCTTCACGTGGCCGTCTATGCCGGCGTTCCTGCGGCCAACACCGCTTTCGCCATGGCCAAAAAGGAGTTCGAACAGGACAGCGCTCCCGACCATTGACGAACTTCTCTCCCTATCCGGTTAGCTCCAAATGGTCAGGGCTTCCACCATTTGGCTCTCAGGACGAACTATGATCTTGAAATACATTGATCACAATCGCATGCAGTTCCTCATCCTCTGTCCAGACAGTATGATCGACGTGAGCAGGCCAGAGAACAGCATCGCCGGCCCGGATCTCGCGTGTTTCACCCGTGGGGCCGCCGATACGTACCGTTCCCTGACCGTGAATGACCAGGAAGAGAATCGAATGATCTGCCGCGTGTTCCTCAATAGAGGCATGCGGATCAAAGTACATTGCCTCCACTTGCAGTTCAGCATCCAGCAACAGTGGCATACCATTAGTGCGCCTGGCAAAATCTTCGAGCTTTTCAGCGGGAATCTGCCCTCTCTGAAATTGGATAGGCACACCGTAGAGGCCGGGATGGTTGCCAGAAATCTTGGTTTTGAGATCGGGGCTGAAACGTCGAATTTGCATGCGTCTCCCTCCTTTGTGGGTAGGGGCCGATTGATCGCGCCCACCGCCGATTCATCGGCCTCGCGGGATTGCTGAACTCTTTTGTTCAACAACATCATCTGGCCCCTATCCCCGATGTCTGAGAGTACGTACCGGCCCGTATCATAAGGGAGAGTGCGAAAAAACGCAAGAAGAACACCTTTTACCTGGCAGAAGATGCAACCGGCAGCGTAAACCAGAAAGTGGCGCCATGACCAGGAGAACTCTGCATCCCAACGCTGCCATGCTGGCGTTCGATCAACACTTTACTAAGATATAAGCCTGATCCTACGCCCGGGGCAGGTGAATATTCTCCTGTCCCCTTTTTGACGTAATAGAAGCGTTCCCAGATGCGGCCCTGTTCTTCAACCGGGATACCCGGCCCCCTGTCCTGGACCGACACCCGAGCTACCCCATCTTCCACCGTCAACTCCACGGTTACCGGCTCATCAACAGGTGAATAGTTGAGCGCATTCGCCAGGTAGTTGGAAATGACCTGGCGAATGCGCTTTGCATCGACCAGAATAGGAACCTCATGCTCTTCAGATGGAATCTGTAGAATGATGCGCCGCTCCGGTGCTAAGCGCTGCTGAGCGATCACTGCTTCTTGAAGCAGCGCGACGAGATCATAGCGTTGTAGTTGTAGCTCGAGGGTATTGGACTGGATGCGAAAAACATCGATCAAATCATTTATTGCCCGTTCTTGCGCGGAAACCGCCGTCTCCGCCGCTCCTAAAGGTGTCTGCACTCTCTTAAGAGAGCTACTCACCTGTTCAGATTGCATAGCAAGTTCTTGTTTGAGCCTCGCAAGGCGGTGCTCTGCCAATTGAATGTTTCCTTTGATTATCGTTAGAGGCGTTCTTAGCTCGTGGCTGGCCAGGTTCAAAAAGTCATCGATGAAGTCTTGCATTTCTTGTTGCACGCGTGCTTTGAGCGTGCTCTCGGCCAGCATAGCAAAGCAGCGCAGGGAATCAATCACCAGCAAAGCCTCTGATGCAACCACTTTCACTAACTCAATCTCATCATCTGTGTAGAGGCTATCGGCACCCGCCTTCTCAATCACCAGTGCTCCGGCCAGTCGATTTTCAAGAAACAAGGGAATCAGCAGGCACATCCTTGAAACAAAATCTTTTCGCATCCCCTCAGGTAGATGCAGGTTCGCGCCAGGCACGATTGCCTCCTGATTAGCATTGAGACGAGCAATCACCGTCTCGTCCACAAAATCTGAGGGCAAGAAACATCCTCTTACTTTGAGACGATACTGTTCTTGCTCAGGAGTGAAACCACTACCTACCGCGTAATACAGGCTACCTGTTTGCGGCCCAATTGCCACTATTCTAACACGCTCGCAATCCAGGACTTCATGGATCACTGTAACGAGCTGTTGCGCGACGAGCAAGACAGGGAACGATAAGAGGAAGATGCCACCTTCGAAATCGCAACCAACATGCTCAGGAAGGCGCATAATCGCTTCTTTCAGCGCCATTACTGCCCGGTGGACACGTTGGAGATGGAGAGCTTGCTGATAGCGGTGCGTGATATCTTGTAACACATAAAGTGTGCCTTTTACATGCTTCTGTGCGGCAACAAAAGGGTAGCTGCGCATGCTGGCATAGATCTGCCGCCTGGAAGGAAGCTGTAGCACAAGCAACTCTTCTCGCTGCCCGGTTGACATTTCTCCATTCTTCACCAGGCTTAAGAGCCATGGCTCCAGTGAAGGAGGAGCACTTTCTCCCTTATGTGCGTGAAGAAACTGCTGATAAGATATTCCTAGACAAAGGCTTTCTGAAGCCACTTCAAAGAGCTTGAGGGCTGCCGGATCTATCTGTAAGATCGACCCCTTGCTATCGCAGACAATTACCCCATCCGGCAGCGCATCAAAGATAGCCTTGAACTCGCTTGACGATCTGCATTTTCTCTCTCTTT
This sequence is a window from Ktedonobacteraceae bacterium. Protein-coding genes within it:
- a CDS encoding sialidase family protein — its product is MSRSIARSLLPIAAILGLLLNLLLVSGTHAQTMRQFDTEQRWGSNKDIYWEPTVAADPGSNWVYQLTSDQVNYHILFRASNDGGTNWGPSSHICPLPGTPWQYDPQIKVSNDGTIYVACLNGFRKPGIVFTKSHDHGATWTTSLPIQGILNYGDKPILIVSGNGKDVYIGFNGKLAFYVAISHNYGKSFAQPVLATTESLWYYSYGGIVAPNGTAYFAVAGETIIHGKPTGPTRVELLSSSNGGNTWKDHYFATGQEGAPCKVKNCYPDFYDPQDTITAGKHGDLLFTYTKNDIRYGNNRLYISRSTDGGATWTHPVILNALGNNTSPELGTGPTPGDFRIAWQDNRNGPGAWNTWYARSTDGGITWSKAVRLSNRGSGASYKTPRGYKFPFGDYMGLAVNSAGVNFVIWGEGANVYADGGTWYTRGQ
- a CDS encoding ATP-binding protein, with the protein product MKGIAKRERKCRSSSEFKAIFDALPDGVIVCDSKGSILQIDPAALKLFEVASESLCLGISYQQFLHAHKGESAPPSLEPWLLSLVKNGEMSTGQREELLVLQLPSRRQIYASMRSYPFVAAQKHVKGTLYVLQDITHRYQQALHLQRVHRAVMALKEAIMRLPEHVGCDFEGGIFLLSFPVLLVAQQLVTVIHEVLDCERVRIVAIGPQTGSLYYAVGSGFTPEQEQYRLKVRGCFLPSDFVDETVIARLNANQEAIVPGANLHLPEGMRKDFVSRMCLLIPLFLENRLAGALVIEKAGADSLYTDDEIELVKVVASEALLVIDSLRCFAMLAESTLKARVQQEMQDFIDDFLNLASHELRTPLTIIKGNIQLAEHRLARLKQELAMQSEQVSSSLKRVQTPLGAAETAVSAQERAINDLIDVFRIQSNTLELQLQRYDLVALLQEAVIAQQRLAPERRIILQIPSEEHEVPILVDAKRIRQVISNYLANALNYSPVDEPVTVELTVEDGVARVSVQDRGPGIPVEEQGRIWERFYYVKKGTGEYSPAPGVGSGLYLSKVLIERQHGSVGMQSSPGHGATFWFTLPVASSAR
- the pcaC gene encoding 4-carboxymuconolactone decarboxylase is translated as MAESRYDTGIQVRKEVLGSEHVERALARTTEFDVDFQRFITETAWGSVWARPDLDRRTRSLVTIAILAALGREELALHLRASRNIGVDPHEIAEVLLHVAVYAGVPAANTAFAMAKKEFEQDSAPDH
- a CDS encoding cupin domain-containing protein, producing MQIRRFSPDLKTKISGNHPGLYGVPIQFQRGQIPAEKLEDFARRTNGMPLLLDAELQVEAMYFDPHASIEEHAADHSILFLVIHGQGTVRIGGPTGETREIRAGDAVLWPAHVDHTVWTEDEELHAIVINVFQDHSSS